CCTGAAGTAGAAAAATCCTTAAATGAAATTGAATCATCTGAGGAGATTTCAAAAGGAGAAAATATTGAAACTGATGGGATTAAGGCTCCAACTGGAAAAACTATAGAGTTGGGAGATATGTTGAAGAATAGTAATATGTCTTACTATGCAGTGGATCTTGATAGTGGTGAAGTGCTAGCTGATTACAGGGGAGAAAATATTGCTACTCCTGCATCTGTAATGAAAATAGTTACTTCTGCAACTGCTCTTGATATTTTAGGAGAAGAGACAAAGTTAGAGACAAAACTTCTGTATGATGGAAAAATTGACAAAAGTGGAGTTTTAAATGGAAATCTCTATATTAAAGGAAGTGGAGATCCCACTTTAGGTTCTGAGAATTTTAAAGGGGATAGAGAGAAGTTTTTAAAAGACTGGGTATCTGATACTAAGAAAGCTGGAATAAAGAGCATTAAAGGGAATATCATAGTCTTAGATGACCTTTTTGGTTATGATGGTGTATCTGGAAAATGGTTACTGGAGGATTTAGCTTCAGGGTATGGACAAAGTGTATATGGAATAAGTCTATTTGATAATGTGTGCACAATATTTTTAGATTCAGATTCAAAAGGTGGAAAAGTGGTAAAGGTTGTTCCTAAAGTTCCAAATCTTACTTTTGTAAATAACCTTAAAATTTCACCTAAGGGAAGAAATGATGTTTATGTAAGAGGACTTCCTTTTGAAAATAAAAGAACACTTGTAGGAGAGATACCAGCTAATCAGAAAAACATAGTGGTAAAAAGTGATATTCCAGATCCAGGAATGTTTTTAGGTGAATATTTTAAAGAGAGATTAACAGATGCTGGAATTAGTGTAAATGGAAAGGTAGAAACAGCAAGAACAACACAGAAAAGACCTAAAAATCCAGTTGTTATAGGAGTTGCTGAATCTAAAACAATTGGAGAGATGATAAATGTACTTTTAGTAGAAAGTGATAATCACTATGCAGAACATCTTTATCAATTAATGAAATTAAAAGGTGTAGATATAAAAGAATATTGGGAAGAAAAAGGGATAGATACTTCTGCGCTTGGTATATTTGATGGAAGTGGATTATCAAGAGCAGATTATATTTCAGGAAAAACTCTAACAGATATTCTTGTATATATGTATCATAATTATCCAGAATATGTAGGTTTTCTTCCAAAAGCAGGATATGAAGGAACTGTTGTTGGATTTTTAACAGCAGAAAGATTTGATGGAGAAGCAAGAGTAAAAAGCGGAAGTATGGGAGGCGTTCAATCCTATGCAGGTTATATGGAAAAGGATGGGAAAAAGGTTGCTTTTACTATAATGATAAATCATTGGAATGGAAGCAGAAATCAGGTAAAAAGAGAGATTGAAGATTTACTTAATAAATTATTTTAGGAGATTTTAATGGTAGGAAAGAGACTTAAAGATGGAGATACAATAGGTATAGTTGCACCAGCTAGTTTTTCAAGTGAGGAGAAAATAGAGAGTGCAAAGGAAAACCTTGAAAACCTGGGTTTCAAGGTTGTGCTAGGAGAATGCACTAAAAAAAGATGGTTTTCTTATGCAGGAACAGATAGAGAAAGAGCTCATGAGATAAACAGATTTTTTGAAGATCCTCAAATTGATGCAATTATCTGTATGCGTGGTGGATACGGATGTAATAGAATAGTTGAGTTACTTGATTATGAACTTATTAAAAAAAATCCTAAAATTTTTGTAGGATATAGTGATATTACAATACTGCATATCAGTTTAAATGAAAAAGCAGGACTTATTACCTTTCATGGACCAATGGCTGTAAGCAATTTTTCAGGAGAGTATGATAAAAATACATATGAAAGTTTTATACAAATGGTAAATGGGAAAGAGCTAGTGAGTATTAAAAACTTTAGTAAAGAGATAGATGTAATCTCTTCTGGAAAAGGTCAGGGGAGACTAGTTGGAGGAAATCTTGCAACTTTAATTGCAACTCTAGGAACAGAATATGACATTGATTATAATGGGAAGATACTGTTTCTAGAAGAGGTTGGAGAAAAAACTTACAAAATTGATAGAATGTTAAATCAATTAAAAAAGCATAATGTTTTTGAAAAAGTATCAGGAATCATATTGGGAGATTTTAAAAACTGTAATAAGGATGCCCAGGAAGATATGTCTCTTAATGAGGTTTTTGAAGATTACTTTAAAGATTTACCTGTTCCAGTTTTAAGTGGAATAGAAAGTGGTCATTCAGAACCAATGCTTACGCTACCTTTAGGAGCTATGTGTAAAATTGATTCAGAGAACAAAAGTATAGAGATCTTAGAAAAGGTAGTGGAATAATAGTTCTATATAATAGAACATACAATCTATATAAAACATAATCAAATCAAATGTTCGTAAAATATTTTACGAACATTTTTTTATGGAAATTGATAACTAGAATAAAAAATGTTCACTTGTTATAATATTGTTAGCCTGCCAAGCTAATGTCAAATTTTTTAAATTAAGGTTGTATATTTGACGAAAACGTATTAAAATAAAAGAGCTAATAATAAAATATGGAGGAGTTTTCATGAAAACACAGGAAAATGTAACAGATACCTTGAAGCTTCTACATAAGGGGAGTGGAAAACTATACCTTCTATGTGTTGCTGTAGGGGCTATTACAGGATTTATTGTTTCTCTTTACAGATTGGTATTAGAGCATACTAACGCTTTTAGAAAAATGATAATAGAAGATTCTGTATTTAAAGGACCACAGTTTATATTTATTGTCTGGATCGCTTTTATTTTAATAGGATTTATTGTTGATTATATAGCAAAAAAATATCCTAAAATATCTGGAAGCGGAATACCACAGGTAAAAGGAATTTTACTGAGACAACTTGATTATACTAAGTGGTTTCAAGAACTTGTTGCCAAATTTGTATCAGGGGTAATGGGAATAGGAGCTGGTCTATCATTAGGAAGAGAGGGACCATCTGTTCAAATAGGTTCTTATGTGGCATTTGGAGCGACTAAGTTATTTGACAGGGATATTGTAGAGAAAAAATATCTTATAACAAGTGGTGCCAGTGCTGGACTTGCTGGAGCATTTGGAGCTCCATTATCTGGAGTTATGTTTGCACTTGAGGAGTTACATAGATTTATATCTGCAAAGCTATTAATATGTGCCTTCTTAGCAAGTATAGCATCAAACTTTATGGGAAGAAGATTGTTTGGATCTGCTACTTCATTTGATCTTATAGCACTATATCCAAATGAGTTAAATCCATATTATCAATTTACTTTATATATAATTCTTGGAATTATTATAGCTTTTTTAGGAAAACTTTTTACAGTTATGCTATTAAAAGCTCAGGATATATATAAGACAAATAAGGTACCAAGATGGTTTAAGGTATCATGTGTAATGTCATCATCATTGCTTCTTTGTTATTTTCTTCCAGAAGTTACAGGTGGAGGACATACATTAGTTGAAGAAATGGTAACTGGTAAAAACACAATATCAATACTTATACTTATATTTATTTTAAAATTATTATTTACGGTCTTTTCATATGCAACTGGATTTGCAGGAGGTATTTTCCTACCAATGCTTGTATTAGGAGCAGTAGTTGGAAAGATATATGCAATAATTTTAATAAGATATCTGAATTTCCCGCCAGAATTTGTATCACATTTTATGGTTTTAGGAATGGCTGGATATTTCGTTGCTGTAGTAAGAGCTCCAATTACAGGAGCAGTTCTTATTCTGGAAATGACTGGTAACTTTGATCATCTTCTTGCTCTTGCAACTGTTTCAGTAATAGCTTATTATATTACAGATATACTTGGTGTAGAACCTGTATATGAGTTATTATATGAAAGAATGGCTAAGGATACACCAGATGAAAAAGTTCATATTGGAAAGAAAACACTTATCAGTATACCTGTTGTAGGGGACTCTGAACTGGATGGTAAAAAAGTATCAGAACTTGCTATTCCAGAAGATGTGCTTCTAGTTTCAATAAGAAGAAATGACCATGATATTATTCCAAAAAATTCTATGGTAATAAGAGGGGGAGATCTCCTTGTATTCTTAATACCAAAGGAAAAAGCTTTTGCAATGAAAGAGGAATTAGTAAAAGAAGGAAGTAATTAAAACCAAAAAATCTTAAAATATTCTGCACTTATATCTTAGGCAACTGAGATAGAAAGTGCAGTTTTTTTATTATGAAAAAAGCAAAAAATAGTTTGATATCAAATTATTTTTGTGATAAAGTATATAGGGTGATTTTGCATGAAAGAGAAAAGTATAGAAACGACACTGTTTAGCTATATTAGCCGAGCACACAACAGAGGCGATGCATTTTTATGTAATGAGCTAAAAAAACGTGGAATAAAGGGACTTGTGTATTCACATATATCTATTATCGTTATTTTAAGTATATATAATCAACTTTCAATGAAGGAGATAAGTGAAAAGATTTCAAAGGACAAATCTACAGTTACTTCACTGGTAAATAAACTGGAAAGGCTGGGGTATGTTAGAAAAAAACTTTGTAAAGAGGATAAAAGAGTTGTCTATCTTGTTCTTGAAGAAAAAGCTGATGAGGTTATTGATACAATAAATGAAGTAGCAGATATGTTTGAAGACAAAGTAAGAAATATTTTAAAAGATGAAGAGATGGAATTTCTACTAAGAGTAATGGATAAATTAGTAAGTAAATTTTGATAAACAGGAGGATTATATGGAAAATAAACATCAATTAATGGGAACAGAAAAAATTGGAAAACTTTTACTACAATTTTCTCTACCAGCAATTATTGGTATGCTTGTAAATGCACTCTATAATATTGTAGACAGAATATATATAGGAAATATAAAAGACGTTGGTTATTTGGCAATAGCTGGAGTAGGAATAGTATTTCCAGTTATAATATTTGTATTTGGATTTTCAATTTTAATAGGGTTAGGAAGTGCTACAAATGTATCTCTTAATCTTGGACGTAAAAATCCTGATGAAGCTGAAAAATACTTAGGTACAGCTTTAGTGTTTGGATTTGTTGTATCTTTGATACTTGCAATAGTTGGATATGTATGGATTGATGATATAGTAAGATTTTTAGGTGGAAGTGACAAGACATCTATATATGCAAGTCAGTATTTAAAAATAGGAATATTGGGATTCCCAGCTGCTGTTGTAGGATATGTTGCCAACTCATCAATTAGAGCAGATGGTAACCCTAAAATGGCAATGGTGACACTTCTTATAGGAGCTGTTACTAATATCGTATTAGACCCTATATTTATATTTTATTTAGGTATGGGAGTAAGAGGTGCTGCTCTGGCTACAATTATATCGCAATATATATCTGGAGTTTGGGCTGTTTACTATTTCTATTCAAAATTCAGTGGACTTAAAATTAGAAAAGAGTATCTTGTTTTATCTATAGAGAGAATGAAGGAGATTGTTTTAATAGGAAGTGCTCCTTTTGCAATTCAGATGGGAGCTAGTGTAGTTAACTTTACATATAACAGTACACTGAAGATGTATGGCGGAGATACAGCTATTGGGGCAATGGCTGTAGTTCAAGCAGTTACAACATTTATTTTAATGCCTATTTTTGGTATCAATCAGGGACTTCAGCCGATATTAGGTTACAACTATGGAGCGAGATTTTATAAAAGAGTTAAAGAAGCGTTATATAAAGCAATTTTTGGAGCAACAGGGATTTGTGTATTCTATTATGTTATAATTATGATTTTTTCTAAAGAGATTATAGAGATATTTACTCAGGAAAGAGGACTTTTAGATATTGCAACAAAGGGGTTAAGAGTTGAGCTATTCATGCTTCCAATAATAGGATTCCAAATTATCTGTACTGTGTATTTTCAGGCAGTTGGAAAACCTAAAATGAGTCTATTTATGAGTCTTTCAAGACAGATTATAGTACTTATTCCATGTATCCTTATAATGTCAAGAATGTTTGGAGCAATTGGAATTTGGTATGCAGCTCCAGTATCTGACTTCATTGCAACTCTTTTAACATTCTTCCTGATTGGAAAAGAATTAAAAACACTGGATCACTTAGATGCGAAAAAAGATCAGTAAATTATAGGGTTGAAAAAAACTGTATAAGAGTTTAAAATACATGTAGATAAAAATTATGAGGAGGATTCTAATGAACGACTTAACAAAGAGATTTATCAAATATATCACAATTTCTACTGATTCAGATCCAAGTAGCAACAACTGTCCAAGCAGTGAGAGACAATGGGATCTTGCAAAGGTATTAGTTGAAGATTTAAAAAATATAGGTATGGAAGATGTATCAGTTGATGAAAACTGCTATATTATGGCAACACTTCCAGCAAATACTGATAAAAAAGATGTACCATCAGTTGGATTTATAGCTCACATGGACACAGCACCTACATATAGCGGAATAGGTGTTAATCCTAGAGTAGTTGAGAACTATAATGGAGAAGATATCATATTAAATGAAAAAGAAAATATTGTACTTTCTCCAAATGACTTTCCTCATATGAAAAAATATGTAGGTCAGGATCTTATAGTAACAGATGGAAAAACTCTTTTAGGAGCAGATGACAAAGCTGGTGTTACTGAGATAATAGAAGCTATGAAATATTTAAAAGAACATCCAGAGATAAAACATGGTGAGATTAAAGTTGGATTTACTCCAGATGAAGAGATAGGAAGAGGAGCAAACCGTTTTGATGTTCAAAAATTTAACTGCAAATTTGCATATACTGTTGATGGTGGAGAATTAGGAGAGCTTGAATATGAAAACTTCAATGCTGCATCAGCAATAATCAATATAACAGGAAGAGATATTCACCCAGGAAGTGCAAAAAACAGCATGGTTAACTCTCTTATGATAGCTATGGAATTAAATGGAATGCTTCCAGTAGAACAAAGACCAGAATATACAGAAAAATATGAAGGATTCTTCCTACTTAATAAAATGAGTGGAGATATTGAAAACAGCTCTATGAATTATATCATAAGAGACCATTCAATGAAAAAATTCAATGAAAAGAAAAATATTATTAAAGCTGCAGTTGAGTTTTTAAAATTAAAACATAAAGATGCTCATATAGAACTTGAATTAAAAGACAGCTATTACAATATGAGAGAAAAAATCGAACCTGTAATAGAGATTGTAAAAGTTACTAAAAAATCTATGGAAGAGTTAGGAATAGAACCAAATATAAGACCTATAAGAGGTGGAACAGATGGAGCTAGACTTTCTTATAAAGGGCTTCCTTGTCCAAACCTATTTACTGGTGGACATAACTTCCACGGAAAATTTGAATATGTACCAATCCAATCAATGGAAAAAGCAAGAGATCTTATAATAAAAATTGCTGAAAACATTGCAAAATAACAACTTTTTTAGAAGCCTGGAGAGTAAACCGGGCTTTTATATTTTTAAGAAAAAAATATAAAACTCTGTATTTATGAGCTCTTTAAGGGGTAGAAAAAATCATTTAAGGTACTGACAAAATTCAAAAAATACTGTATAATAAAATGAAAATGGGAGTTTTTTTTACGAGATTGAAGAAAGGAATAAAATGGATATAGAAGTTATCAAAGAATATTTAAAAAAGCTTTCTCCTTCAAGAAAGCTGATATTAGGTTTTTTAATAGCAATACTGATTGGAACTTTACTGCTTATGATGCCATTTTCTCTAAAAGATGGACAGAAACTTTCATTCCTGTCTTCACTATTTACAATTGTTTCTGCAACTTGTGTTACAGGGTTAACTGTTGTAGATGTCAGTAAGACATTTTCCACTGCTGGAACAACAATCATTCTATTTTTTATTCAGCTTGGTGGATTGGGAGTAATGACTTTCTCATCTATAATATTTCTTGTTATGGGGAAAAAGATGACTTTCCATGAGAGAGAATTGTTAAAAGAGGAGAGAAATGCAGATAGTAGTGGAGAGATAGCAGATTTTATTAAGAGGCTTTTATTTGTTGTATTTGTAATTGAGAGTATAGGAGCACTTATTCTGACTACTCAATTTTTGAAGGGAAGACCTTTAAGTGAAGCAGTTTATTATGGAGTATTCCACTCTATTTCAGCATTTTGTAATGCTGGATTTTCACTTTTTACAGATAATTTAGAAAGTTTTAAAAATAATGTAGTTATAAACCTTACAATAGGGTATCTGATTACTCTTGGAGGTATTGGGTTTGCAGTTATAACATCTGTGGTAACTGTTGTAAGAAAAGGTATAGACAGATTTAACCTTACATCTAAGGTTGCAATACTTATGTCTATAATTTTAACAACTGGAGGTATGATACTGTTCTTCCTTTTAGAATATTCAAACCCAGAAACATTGGGAAATTTGAATTTTTTCCAAAAGGTTTTAGCATCTTATTTCCAAAGTGTCACTTTAAGAACGGCAGGGTTTAATACGATACCACTTGGCAACTTAAGAGATGCTACAATCTTTATCAGTTGCATATGGATGTTTATTGGAGCGTCACCAGGATCAACAGGTGGTGGAATTAAGACCACTACATTTGGTGTTATAATGTTTTATGTTATAGGGATAGCTAAAAAGAAGTCAAATGTTGAGCTTTTTAACAGACGTCTTGACTGGGAGATATTAAATAGAGCACTTGCAATACTTGTAATTGCAATAGCTTATATTTCATTTGTAATAATGTGTCTTCTGGTAGTTGAAAAATTCCCAATGGAACAAATTGTATTTGAAGTTATTTCAGCTTTTGGTACTGTAGGACTTACACTTGGAATAACACCTTATCTAAGTGTGTTTTCAAAGCTTTTAATAATAATAACTATGCTGGTAGGAAGACTTGGACCTCTGACATTTGCCCTTGCAATTGGAGAAACAAAGAAAAAGGCTGTGTCAAAATATCCAAAGGAAAATATTTTAGTTGGTTAATTTTAAGGAGAGTATAATGAAACAATATTTAGTAATAGGGCTTGGAAGATTTGGAGCCAGTGTCGCTCAGACGTTATATGAATCAAATGAGGAAGTATTAGCTATAGATGCTGATGAAGAGATTGTACAGGATTGTATAAATGAAAATATAGTTGATAATGGAATAATGATTGATGCTACAGATGTGAAAAGTTTAAAGGAACTTGGGGTTTCAAACTATGATATTGCTTTTGTATGTGTAGGAGATATTGAGCCAAGCATCATGATAACATTAAACTTAAAGGAGCTTGGAGTTAAAAAAATCATAGCTAAGGCAGTTTCTAAGAGTCATGGAAAGGTTTTAGCTAAAATCGGAGCAACAAAGGTAATATACCCAGAGGAATATATGGGAAGAAGAGTTGCACAGCTTGCTATGGAACCAAACCTGGTTGAGCATTTAAGATTCTCTTCAAACTTTTTACTTTTAGAAGTAAAAGCTCCATCGATATTCTGGGGAAAAAGTATAATTGAGTTGGACATTAGAAAAAAATATAATTCTAACGTAGTGGGAATAAAGAAAGCAGATCAAAGTTTTAATCCAAATCCGCTTGCAACAACAGTTATTGAAAAGGGAGACGTACTTTTAATGATAACTGACAATAAAACAGCAGATTTCTTTGAAAATTTGAAATAAAGAAAATCAGAAATAGTAACACGTAGTTTTAGGAGGAAAAAATGTACGATTTTGACGTCATTGTAGTAGGAGCAGGACATGCTGGATGTGAAGCTGCTTTAGCTGCTGCTAGAATGGGAGCACACACAGCTATATTTACAATAACTTTAGATAATATAGGGGTAATGTCATGTAATCCATCTCTTGGAGGACCTGCAAAATCTCACCTTGTAAAGGAGATAGATGCTTTAGGTGGAGAGATGGGAAGAAATATAGATAAAACTTATATTCAAATTAGAGTTTTAAATACTAAAAAAGGGCCAGCTGTTAGATCTTTAAGAGCACAGGCTGACAAAGTAAGATATGCAAAAGAGATGAAAAAAACTCTTGAGAATTGTGAGAATCTAAGTACTATTCAAGGAATGGTAACAGATCTTATAATTGAAAATGGAAAAGTTGAAGGAGTTAAAATAAGAGAGGGTGTAGAATATAGAGCAAAAACTGTTATTTTAGCTACTGGTACTTTCTTAAGAGGACTTATTCACGTTGGAGAAAAACATTTCAGTGGAGGAAGAATGGGAGAACTTGCAGCAGATGATCTTCCAGTTTCAATGGCAAAAGCTGGACTTAAACTTGGAAGATTTAAGACTGGAACACCATCTAGAATTGATGCAAGAACTATAGATTTTTCAAAAACTGAAGAGCAACCTGGAGATACTCATATCCTTAAATTTTCATCAAGAACACCTGATGAAGAGATAATAAATAGAAAACAGATATCATGTTATATCTATCACACTAATGAGAAGGTTCATGATATTATAAAAAGTAATAAAGACAGATCACCACTATTTAATGGAACAATTGTAGGAACAGGACCTAGATATTGTCCATCAATAGAGGATAAGGTATTTAAATATGGAGATAAAAGTCAACACCACCTTTTCTTGGAAAGAGAGGGTTAT
This window of the Fusobacterium sp. DD2 genome carries:
- the dacB gene encoding D-alanyl-D-alanine carboxypeptidase/D-alanyl-D-alanine-endopeptidase — protein: MYKKFKILLMLSFLIASCNKMPVANDKEFVSTNHMEKSIEVSASRNTPEVEKSLNEIESSEEISKGENIETDGIKAPTGKTIELGDMLKNSNMSYYAVDLDSGEVLADYRGENIATPASVMKIVTSATALDILGEETKLETKLLYDGKIDKSGVLNGNLYIKGSGDPTLGSENFKGDREKFLKDWVSDTKKAGIKSIKGNIIVLDDLFGYDGVSGKWLLEDLASGYGQSVYGISLFDNVCTIFLDSDSKGGKVVKVVPKVPNLTFVNNLKISPKGRNDVYVRGLPFENKRTLVGEIPANQKNIVVKSDIPDPGMFLGEYFKERLTDAGISVNGKVETARTTQKRPKNPVVIGVAESKTIGEMINVLLVESDNHYAEHLYQLMKLKGVDIKEYWEEKGIDTSALGIFDGSGLSRADYISGKTLTDILVYMYHNYPEYVGFLPKAGYEGTVVGFLTAERFDGEARVKSGSMGGVQSYAGYMEKDGKKVAFTIMINHWNGSRNQVKREIEDLLNKLF
- a CDS encoding LD-carboxypeptidase, with the translated sequence MVGKRLKDGDTIGIVAPASFSSEEKIESAKENLENLGFKVVLGECTKKRWFSYAGTDRERAHEINRFFEDPQIDAIICMRGGYGCNRIVELLDYELIKKNPKIFVGYSDITILHISLNEKAGLITFHGPMAVSNFSGEYDKNTYESFIQMVNGKELVSIKNFSKEIDVISSGKGQGRLVGGNLATLIATLGTEYDIDYNGKILFLEEVGEKTYKIDRMLNQLKKHNVFEKVSGIILGDFKNCNKDAQEDMSLNEVFEDYFKDLPVPVLSGIESGHSEPMLTLPLGAMCKIDSENKSIEILEKVVE
- a CDS encoding ClC family H(+)/Cl(-) exchange transporter, with product MKTQENVTDTLKLLHKGSGKLYLLCVAVGAITGFIVSLYRLVLEHTNAFRKMIIEDSVFKGPQFIFIVWIAFILIGFIVDYIAKKYPKISGSGIPQVKGILLRQLDYTKWFQELVAKFVSGVMGIGAGLSLGREGPSVQIGSYVAFGATKLFDRDIVEKKYLITSGASAGLAGAFGAPLSGVMFALEELHRFISAKLLICAFLASIASNFMGRRLFGSATSFDLIALYPNELNPYYQFTLYIILGIIIAFLGKLFTVMLLKAQDIYKTNKVPRWFKVSCVMSSSLLLCYFLPEVTGGGHTLVEEMVTGKNTISILILIFILKLLFTVFSYATGFAGGIFLPMLVLGAVVGKIYAIILIRYLNFPPEFVSHFMVLGMAGYFVAVVRAPITGAVLILEMTGNFDHLLALATVSVIAYYITDILGVEPVYELLYERMAKDTPDEKVHIGKKTLISIPVVGDSELDGKKVSELAIPEDVLLVSIRRNDHDIIPKNSMVIRGGDLLVFLIPKEKAFAMKEELVKEGSN
- a CDS encoding MarR family transcriptional regulator translates to MKEKSIETTLFSYISRAHNRGDAFLCNELKKRGIKGLVYSHISIIVILSIYNQLSMKEISEKISKDKSTVTSLVNKLERLGYVRKKLCKEDKRVVYLVLEEKADEVIDTINEVADMFEDKVRNILKDEEMEFLLRVMDKLVSKF
- a CDS encoding MATE family efflux transporter, with translation MENKHQLMGTEKIGKLLLQFSLPAIIGMLVNALYNIVDRIYIGNIKDVGYLAIAGVGIVFPVIIFVFGFSILIGLGSATNVSLNLGRKNPDEAEKYLGTALVFGFVVSLILAIVGYVWIDDIVRFLGGSDKTSIYASQYLKIGILGFPAAVVGYVANSSIRADGNPKMAMVTLLIGAVTNIVLDPIFIFYLGMGVRGAALATIISQYISGVWAVYYFYSKFSGLKIRKEYLVLSIERMKEIVLIGSAPFAIQMGASVVNFTYNSTLKMYGGDTAIGAMAVVQAVTTFILMPIFGINQGLQPILGYNYGARFYKRVKEALYKAIFGATGICVFYYVIIMIFSKEIIEIFTQERGLLDIATKGLRVELFMLPIIGFQIICTVYFQAVGKPKMSLFMSLSRQIIVLIPCILIMSRMFGAIGIWYAAPVSDFIATLLTFFLIGKELKTLDHLDAKKDQ
- the pepT gene encoding peptidase T translates to MNDLTKRFIKYITISTDSDPSSNNCPSSERQWDLAKVLVEDLKNIGMEDVSVDENCYIMATLPANTDKKDVPSVGFIAHMDTAPTYSGIGVNPRVVENYNGEDIILNEKENIVLSPNDFPHMKKYVGQDLIVTDGKTLLGADDKAGVTEIIEAMKYLKEHPEIKHGEIKVGFTPDEEIGRGANRFDVQKFNCKFAYTVDGGELGELEYENFNAASAIINITGRDIHPGSAKNSMVNSLMIAMELNGMLPVEQRPEYTEKYEGFFLLNKMSGDIENSSMNYIIRDHSMKKFNEKKNIIKAAVEFLKLKHKDAHIELELKDSYYNMREKIEPVIEIVKVTKKSMEELGIEPNIRPIRGGTDGARLSYKGLPCPNLFTGGHNFHGKFEYVPIQSMEKARDLIIKIAENIAK
- a CDS encoding TrkH family potassium uptake protein; the protein is MDIEVIKEYLKKLSPSRKLILGFLIAILIGTLLLMMPFSLKDGQKLSFLSSLFTIVSATCVTGLTVVDVSKTFSTAGTTIILFFIQLGGLGVMTFSSIIFLVMGKKMTFHERELLKEERNADSSGEIADFIKRLLFVVFVIESIGALILTTQFLKGRPLSEAVYYGVFHSISAFCNAGFSLFTDNLESFKNNVVINLTIGYLITLGGIGFAVITSVVTVVRKGIDRFNLTSKVAILMSIILTTGGMILFFLLEYSNPETLGNLNFFQKVLASYFQSVTLRTAGFNTIPLGNLRDATIFISCIWMFIGASPGSTGGGIKTTTFGVIMFYVIGIAKKKSNVELFNRRLDWEILNRALAILVIAIAYISFVIMCLLVVEKFPMEQIVFEVISAFGTVGLTLGITPYLSVFSKLLIIITMLVGRLGPLTFALAIGETKKKAVSKYPKENILVG
- a CDS encoding TrkA family potassium uptake protein, with the protein product MKQYLVIGLGRFGASVAQTLYESNEEVLAIDADEEIVQDCINENIVDNGIMIDATDVKSLKELGVSNYDIAFVCVGDIEPSIMITLNLKELGVKKIIAKAVSKSHGKVLAKIGATKVIYPEEYMGRRVAQLAMEPNLVEHLRFSSNFLLLEVKAPSIFWGKSIIELDIRKKYNSNVVGIKKADQSFNPNPLATTVIEKGDVLLMITDNKTADFFENLK